A window of Dehalococcoidia bacterium genomic DNA:
ACCTCGACGGTGCCGCCCTCGGGCGAGAACTTCGCGGCGTTCGATAGCAGGTTGGTGAGCACCTGTAGCAGGCGCTTGCGGTCGGCGTACACCCGCACCGGGGAAGGAGCGCCGCGCAGCTCGAAGCGCACGCGGAAGCGCTCGCCGAACGCCCGATTGAGCACCAGCGCCTCGCGCAGCACATCCTCCAGCGCGAGCGGCTCGGGCGCGAGCGTGAGCTTGCCCGACTCGATCTTCTCGATGTCGAGGAGGTCGTTGATCAGGTCGAGCAGGCGCTGGGCGTTGCGCTCGGCGACGACCGTAAGTTCGAGGACCTCCGTGTCAAGCTCGCCCATCACTCCCGAATTGACCAGTTGCAGCGAGCCGATGATCGAAGTGAGCGGCGTGCGCAGTTCGTGCGACAACGTCGAAGTGAACTCCTTCTTCAGGCGCTCAGCCTCCAGCTCCTGCGTGATGTCCCGCCCTTGCGCAATGATGGAAACGATTTCGCCCTCGGGATTCACGAGCGGAGTCACGGTCCACTCGCAAAAGATGGGGATCCCATCACGGCGCAG
This region includes:
- a CDS encoding HAMP domain-containing histidine kinase codes for the protein MTPLVNPEGEIVSIIAQGRDITQELEAERLKKEFTSTLSHELRTPLTSIIGSLQLVNSGVMGELDTEVLELTVVAERNAQRLLDLINDLLDIEKIESGKLTLAPEPLALEDVLREALVLNRAFGERFRVRFELRGAPSPVRVYADRKRLLQVLTNLLSNAAKFSPEGGTVEV